A single region of the Zygotorulaspora mrakii chromosome 4, complete sequence genome encodes:
- the GET3 gene encoding guanine nucleotide exchange factor GET3 (similar to Saccharomyces cerevisiae GET3 (YDL100C); ancestral locus Anc_2.355), with product MDLSIEPNLHSLITSSTHKWIFVGGKGGVGKTTSSCSIAIQMALAQPQKQYLLISTDPAHNLSDAFGEKFGKDARKVTGMNNLSCMEIDPSAALKDMNDMAVSRSNANGGSGESDGLSNLLQGGGLAELTGSIPGIDEALSFMEVMKHIRNQEKGEGESYDTVIFDTAPTGHTLRFLQLPNTLSKLLEKFGEITGNFGPMLNSLAGTGNIDITGKLNQLKENVELIKSQFTNPDLTTFVCVCISEFLSLYETERLIQELISYDMDVNSIIVNQLLFAEHDLEHNCKRCQARWKMQKKYLDQIDELYEDFHVIKMPLCAGEIRGLDNLRKFSKFLDKEYDPSKDGEVIYELEEKN from the coding sequence ATGGATCTATCTATTGAACCAAATTTGCACTCTCTAATTACTTCCTCAACGCATAAGTGGATTTTCGTTGGTGGTAAAGGTGGTGTTGGTAAGACAACATCATCGTGTTCTATTGCTATTCAAATGGCATTGGCACAACCACAAAAACAGTATTTGTTAATTTCTACTGATCCTGCTCACAATTTAAGTGACGCTTTTGGTGAGAAATTTGGTAAGGATGCAAGAAAAGTTACAGGTATGAATAACTTATCATGTATGGAAATTGATCCATCGGCAGCATTAAAGGACATGAACGACATGGCAGTCTCACGCTCTAACGCAAATGGAGGTAGCGGTGAGTCGGATGGGTTGAGCAACCTGTTGCAGGGCGGTGGTCTCGCCGAGTTAACAGGATCTATCCCGGGTATCGATGAAGCATTATCATTCATGGAAGTGATGAAACATATTagaaatcaagaaaaggGCGAAGGCGAGTCCTACGATACCGTCATATTTGATACTGCTCCAACGGGACACACCTTGAGATTTCTACAATTGCCAAATACCCTTTCAAAACTACTGGAAAAGTTTGGCGAGATCACCGGAAATTTTGGCCCAATGTTGAACTCGCTTGCTGGCACCGGTAACATTGATATTACCGGGAAACTTAATcagttgaaagaaaatgttgaatTAATCAAAAGCCAATTCACCAATCCTGATTTAACAACTTTTGTTTGCGTTTGCATTAGTGAATTCTTATCGCTATATGAAACAGAAAGGTTGATTCAAGAATTAATTTCTTACGACATGGATGTAAATTCAATCATCGTCAATCAATTGCTTTTTGCAGAACACGATCTAGAGCATAACTGCAAAAGATGTCAAGCAAGATGgaaaatgcaaaagaagTACTTGGATCAAATTGATGAACTGTATGAGGATTTCCATGTTATCAAGATGCCACTATGTGCTGGTGAAATCAGAGGTTTGGATAATTTGAGAAAGTTTTCTAAATTTCTCGACAAGGAGTACGATCCATCTAAAGATGGCGAAGTCATATACGAGCtagaagagaaaaactaG
- the ATG16 gene encoding Atg16p (similar to Saccharomyces cerevisiae ATG16 (YMR159C); ancestral locus Anc_2.354): MDQGYITKLQDRDVIESRFCDLFRDVPIALRDEDINATKQNNLKSTVNRLRKELKDKDAEVRSLREVIKVKNNDSEKLNNELISLNIENNLVGHKYAQLEEEHEKLVKRWLERVHQEFDVLNAR, from the coding sequence ATGGACCAAGGATATATCACAAAGCTTCAAGACCGGGATGTTATTGAAAGTCGATTCTGCGATCTATTCAGGGATGTCCCAATAGCATTGCGCGATGAAGACATTAATGCGACTAAGCAGAATAACCTCAAGTCGACCGTAAATAGACTCCGCAAAGAGTTGAAAGACAAAGATGCAGAAGTAAGATCACTCAGAGAAGTCATCAAAGTTAAAAATAACGATTCAGAAAAGTTGAATAATGAGTTGATCAGCTtgaatattgaaaataatttgGTCGGTCACAAATATGCACAGTTAGAAGAAGAgcatgaaaaattggtcaAAAGGTGGTTGGAAAGGGTCcatcaagaatttgacGTTTTGAATGCGAGGTAA
- the CVM1 gene encoding Cvm1p (similar to Saccharomyces cerevisiae YMR160W; ancestral locus Anc_2.353), producing MSEASHDAPSKIVTWGSWWRGRGLETDAQDQDENDVTAGSTALKTSTTAVPENLSNEREVHNSSTVGTAENVQNSATAGWYSSIVSRVSSIPLFNNQTIDVVIDGNTRYSQLSEGQIQILELEAVQTIVRRSNSWVWYRNLTHFNEGTSSWIEQTGIVSVYGTGSSKCPLPLKHYPIPDSSSGYHVYLTDSLILPTDSPLKMLHDQSLLSRVSTAARNYYNFPSEKHLYLKKTTEGLLKEGRALIISVVGYLPEKYEKYSLEEQRSAEYLSRKLALSLQHEQPAEIISLSIECPLHTKDLKTVFQECVGLLQNWKDLFKDVSSIFFTCVYHSVPLTILLAKHILKDHESLEINATTPVGILAMESDLQGYRFWDHSSDATSSSEQSYQKVQQMREKQLFQGVSKNEREILSKIRLYRKLDSEESRLVQSNLDWLLYHWRGFRFNFFCKLYDNFMTASQKLAVDYNHPKIFRNIWCDGRHMGHDTRHPLQLNIPDVQTKTPKFECTLEVPEKRIFEVTLLNSILLALNLGNTKFVPIMKLISPFFISRTFNQNTMSPNLKKQTQTELKNWLQEMDLKWRTNETDEQSIGELPDKVSSVHKFMEFSHYHDMRTPELMKVYSNIYDDDSVYQTFIENTIKTRSLLGEKHLTLLGDHSAPRSILNTVNQYDLVWKFHEFLSEFMRLRNLPQQPEAKCLKFTISLNYSFWEQAYYDPILFKKDTSEAIKHLEHIWENYQSWDPSTRGLKQLKSVLSVLSLYNNPSEMVQDVAYK from the coding sequence ATGAGTGAGGCCAGTCATGATGCTCCATCAAAGATCGTAACTTGGGGCTCTTGGTGGCGTGGTCGTGGACTAGAAACTGATGCGCAAGACCAGGATGAGAATGATGTTACAGCGGGAAGTACTGCACTCAAGACCAGCACAACGGCAGTGCCTGAGAACTTAAGTAACGAGAGAGAGGTCCATAACTCTTCGACCGTAGGCACTGCAGAAAACGTGCAAAACTCTGCGACCGCTGGTTGGTATTCTAGCATCGTTTCAAGAGTTTCGTCTATTCCGTTATTCAATAATCAAACAATAGACGTTGTCATAGATGGTAACACGAGGTATTCTCAGCTCAGTGAGGGTCAGATCCAAATTTTAGAATTAGAAGCTGTACAAACAATTGTGCGACGCTCAAACTCCTGGGTATGGTATAGAAATTTGACGCATTTCAACGAGGGAACGTCAAGCTGGATAGAGCAAACGGGTATTGTGAGTGTTTATGGTACGGGCTCCTCAAAGTGTCCATTACCGTTAAAACACTATCCAATACCAGACAGCAGCTCTGGATACCATGTTTATCTCACTGACTCCCTTATTTTGCCGACTGATTCCCCATTAAAAATGCTGCACGATCAGTCGCTGTTAAGTAGAGTATCAACTGCAGCGAGAAATTACTACAATTTCCCAAGCGAAAAGCATTTGTACCTTAAGAAGACCACAGAAGGTTTGTTAAAAGAGGGAAGAGCCTTGATAATATCAGTTGTTGGATATTTACCTGAGAAATATGAGAAGTACTCATTGGAAGAGCAGCGATCCGCTGAGTACTTGTCCAGAAAACTTGCTCTTTCTTTGCAGCATGAACAGCCTGCTGAAATAATATCACTATCAATTGAATGCCCATTACACACTAAAGATTTGAAGACAGTCTTCCAAGAATGCGTCGGATTACTGCAAAATTGGAAAGATTTGTTCAAGGatgtttcttcaattttttttacttgtGTATATCACAGTGTTCCGTTAACTATTTTGTTAGCCAAgcatattttgaaagatcaTGAGTCGCTAGAAATAAACGCCACAACTCCGGTCGGTATCTTAGCAATGGAGTCAGACTTACAAGGCTATCGGTTTTGGGATCATAGCAGTGATGCTACGTCCAGCTCAGAACAAAGCTATCAAAAAGTACAACAAATGAGGGAAAAACAACTATTTCAAGGTGTCAGCAAGAATGAGCGAGAAATATTGTCCAAGATCAGACTTTATAGAAAACTAGACTCTGAAGAATCTAGATTAGTCCAATCCAATTTAGACTGGCTTCTTTATCATTGGAGGGGATTCAGGtttaatttcttttgcaaacTGTATGACAACTTTATGACAGCTTCACAGAAACTAGCAGTCGATTACAACCATCCTAAGATTTTTAGAAATATCTGGTGTGATGGTAGGCACATGGGTCATGACACAAGACATCCGCTTCAGCTGAATATACCAGACGTTCAAACAAAGACACCTAAATTTGAATGCACATTAGAAGTTCCAGAGAAACGTATATTTGAAGTTACGTTGTTGAATAGTATTTTGCTGGCTTTGAATTTAGGAAATACCAAATTTGTACCAATCATGAAGCTAATTAGTCCTTTCTTCATATCTCGAACTTTCAATCAAAATACAATGTCACCAAACTTGAAAAAGCAAACCCAAAcagaattgaagaattggcTGCAAGAAATGGATTTAAAATGGCGAACCAACGAGACTGATGAGCAAAGCATCGGAGAATTACCGGACAAGGTCTCAAGTGTGCACAAGTTCATGGAATTTTCTCATTATCACGATATGAGAACACCAGAGCTCATGAAAGTTTACTCAAATATTTATGATGACGACTCCGTCTACCAAAcattcattgaaaatactATCAAGACCAGGTCATTATTAGGTGAGAAACATCTAACGTTATTGGGAGATCATTCAGCTCCCAGGAGCATATTAAATACTGTTAACCAATATGATTTAGTATGGAAATTCCATGAGTTTTTATCTGAATTCATGAGACTACGGAACTTACCGCAGCAACCGGAAGCAAAATGTCTCAAGTTCACAATATCATTAAATTATTCCTTCTGGGAGCAAGCTTACTACGATCCAATattattcaagaaagaCACTTCAGAAGCCATAAAGCACCTTGAACATATTTGGGAAAACTATCAATCTTGGGACCCATCCACTAGAGGTCTGAAGCAGCTGAAGAGCGTCCTAAGCGTCTTATCGCTATATAATAACCCATCCGAAATGGTGCAAGATGTAGCATATAAATGA